Proteins encoded within one genomic window of Formosa agariphila KMM 3901:
- a CDS encoding DUF1553 domain-containing protein: MINRIKLFCLCFGMLILFSCGGPNIPEPVYVEYQKLPKKVDFNQHVKPILSDKCYLCHGPDAGNIKGGLQLNTAELAYSELSENPGKFAITPKKLEESEFFHRIMSDDPNMVMPVPSSHLSLSDYEKAILIKWIEDGAEYKDHWAFIKPEHYDVPNVKNKDQVANPIDNFVLEELELQDLKLSNKADKEILLRRASLDLTGLPPTVSELDSFLKDESPNAFEKQLDRLLASPAYGEQRTLDWMDLSRYADTHGYSVDWYRDVSPWRDWVIKSFNENMPYDEFMLWQLAGDMLPDATREQRLATTFNRLHPQNLEGGIIDEEYRSEYVSDRTATVSQAFLGLTVACAKCHDHKYDPISQKDHFEMYSFFNNINETGLIPWDLATPVPNMMLPTKEQEQVLAYLETLVDEKEKTVNNMVNLESNNVDKWIASEGYKNINSTPSGLVADFDFNQKNLKNKVPQKSNQNIQMRQQFGDNQKQVFKEGASGYGLYMDGDTWMDLDKIGIYKRNEPFSIGIKVFIPKDLENGVIFHKMQGPELHSYRGYHLNIKNNKIEALLAHVYPDNAIVTQSIIDVPKDKWIQLTMSYDGSSKAKGIKIYLDGKKLETNIEVDNLYKDIIFQNQSIGIYKGKTEPGLRIGAIWRGKGLLGGVVDDLKVFNRELSEIEVMQIANVDLLKNIQSKSKDNLSEKEKTLLTQYYLTNKSDSYKEHLADLKATRGTYVDSIEPVKEIMVMKEMETPRQAYLLDRGQYDSPTDSVFPDVPERIFPFPDSLPRNRIGFSKWLTHEDNPLTSRVTINRYWQNIFGRGIVNTSEDFGNQGELPSHPKLLDWLAIEFMESGWDVKALHKLIMMSNTYQQSSIASEKLLSEDKENKFLARGPAKRLSGEMLRDNALFASGLLNDKIGGESVSPYQPPGLWLVNGDVYKPSSGEDLYRRSMYTIWKRTVPHPTLATFDAPTRDLCTTRRQETNTPLQALVLLNDPTFVEASRVLGIRMSEYDNLTDGISNTFRKLTGRTIKPEELKILLTVQKTELEKFKEYPGKAEGWISLGENIMPLELDKALIAANSVVASTIINSDAFITKR, encoded by the coding sequence ATGATTAATAGAATAAAATTATTTTGTCTCTGTTTTGGAATGCTAATTCTCTTTTCTTGTGGAGGACCAAATATACCAGAACCTGTATATGTAGAATATCAAAAACTACCAAAAAAAGTAGATTTCAATCAACACGTTAAACCTATTTTATCCGACAAATGTTATTTATGTCATGGACCAGACGCTGGTAACATTAAAGGTGGCTTACAGTTAAACACTGCAGAATTAGCTTATAGCGAACTTTCCGAGAATCCAGGAAAATTTGCTATCACACCAAAGAAACTTGAAGAAAGTGAATTCTTTCATCGTATTATGAGTGATGACCCTAATATGGTTATGCCTGTACCTAGTTCGCATTTATCACTTAGTGATTACGAAAAAGCGATTCTTATTAAATGGATTGAAGATGGTGCGGAATATAAAGACCATTGGGCTTTTATTAAACCTGAACATTATGATGTCCCAAATGTTAAAAACAAAGACCAGGTAGCAAATCCTATAGATAATTTCGTTTTAGAAGAATTAGAATTACAAGATTTAAAGTTATCTAATAAAGCAGATAAAGAAATATTATTACGACGAGCATCATTAGATTTAACAGGCTTACCTCCTACTGTATCTGAATTAGATAGTTTTCTAAAAGATGAATCTCCAAATGCATTTGAAAAACAGTTAGATAGATTATTAGCTTCTCCTGCATACGGAGAGCAACGTACTTTAGACTGGATGGATTTATCTCGATATGCAGATACACATGGGTATAGCGTAGACTGGTACAGAGATGTTTCGCCTTGGAGAGATTGGGTAATTAAATCGTTTAATGAAAACATGCCATACGATGAATTCATGCTTTGGCAACTTGCCGGAGATATGTTACCTGACGCTACTAGAGAACAACGTTTAGCAACTACTTTTAATAGGTTGCATCCACAAAATCTTGAAGGAGGTATAATTGATGAAGAATATAGATCCGAATACGTATCAGACAGAACGGCTACCGTATCTCAAGCATTTTTAGGATTAACTGTAGCTTGTGCTAAATGTCATGATCACAAATACGATCCAATATCTCAGAAAGATCATTTTGAAATGTATAGCTTTTTTAACAACATAAATGAAACAGGGCTTATTCCTTGGGATTTAGCAACACCTGTTCCAAATATGATGCTCCCTACAAAAGAACAAGAACAAGTACTTGCTTATCTAGAAACCTTAGTAGATGAAAAAGAAAAAACCGTAAACAATATGGTTAATCTAGAATCTAATAACGTTGATAAATGGATTGCATCAGAAGGTTACAAAAATATTAATAGTACACCGTCTGGTCTTGTAGCAGATTTTGATTTCAATCAAAAGAATTTAAAAAACAAAGTTCCTCAAAAATCAAATCAAAACATTCAAATGCGTCAACAATTTGGCGATAATCAAAAGCAGGTATTTAAAGAAGGAGCTTCTGGATATGGTCTTTATATGGATGGAGATACGTGGATGGATTTAGACAAGATTGGTATTTACAAAAGAAACGAACCTTTTAGCATTGGTATAAAAGTTTTTATTCCTAAAGATTTAGAAAATGGGGTAATATTCCACAAAATGCAAGGTCCCGAATTACATAGTTATCGTGGATATCATTTAAATATAAAAAACAATAAAATTGAAGCGTTACTTGCTCACGTTTACCCAGATAATGCTATTGTAACTCAGTCTATAATTGATGTTCCAAAAGATAAATGGATTCAATTAACGATGTCTTATGATGGTTCTAGTAAAGCTAAGGGTATTAAAATATATTTAGACGGTAAAAAATTAGAAACCAATATTGAGGTTGACAACCTCTATAAAGACATCATTTTTCAAAATCAGTCTATCGGTATTTACAAAGGAAAAACGGAACCTGGTTTAAGAATTGGTGCCATATGGAGAGGTAAAGGTTTACTTGGAGGAGTAGTAGACGACCTAAAGGTCTTTAATCGTGAATTAAGCGAAATTGAAGTTATGCAAATAGCTAATGTAGACCTGCTTAAAAACATACAATCCAAATCTAAAGATAATCTTTCAGAAAAAGAAAAAACGTTACTTACTCAGTATTATTTAACTAACAAATCTGATTCTTATAAAGAACATCTAGCAGATTTGAAAGCAACAAGAGGAACCTATGTTGATAGTATTGAGCCTGTAAAAGAAATCATGGTAATGAAAGAAATGGAAACCCCTAGACAAGCTTATCTTCTAGATAGAGGGCAGTACGATTCGCCTACAGATTCGGTTTTTCCAGATGTTCCAGAACGTATTTTTCCATTTCCTGACAGTCTACCAAGAAACAGAATTGGTTTTTCTAAGTGGTTAACTCATGAAGACAACCCATTAACATCTCGTGTTACTATAAATAGATATTGGCAAAATATTTTTGGAAGAGGCATCGTTAACACTTCTGAAGATTTTGGAAATCAGGGTGAGCTACCTAGTCATCCTAAACTATTAGATTGGTTAGCTATAGAATTTATGGAGTCAGGATGGGATGTTAAAGCACTTCATAAACTAATTATGATGTCTAACACCTATCAACAAAGTAGTATTGCTAGTGAAAAACTGTTGAGCGAAGATAAAGAAAACAAATTCTTAGCTAGAGGCCCTGCAAAACGCCTTTCTGGTGAAATGCTTAGAGATAATGCACTTTTTGCGTCTGGTTTATTAAACGATAAAATAGGAGGAGAAAGCGTAAGCCCGTATCAACCCCCAGGATTATGGTTAGTAAATGGAGATGTATACAAACCTAGTTCTGGTGAAGATTTATATAGAAGAAGTATGTATACCATATGGAAACGCACTGTGCCACACCCTACTCTAGCAACTTTTGATGCGCCAACTAGAGATTTATGTACAACTAGAAGACAAGAAACTAATACCCCTCTACAAGCATTGGTGCTACTTAACGACCCAACTTTTGTTGAAGCCTCTAGAGTTTTAGGTATACGAATGTCTGAATATGACAATTTAACTGACGGTATTTCTAATACATTCCGAAAACTTACCGGACGAACAATTAAACCTGAAGAATTAAAAATTCTATTAACAGTACAAAAAACTGAATTAGAAAAATTTAAAGAATATCCAGGAAAAGCCGAGGGTTGGATAAGCTTGGGTGAAAACATAATGCCTCTTGAACTCGACAAAGCATTAATCGCTGCTAATTCGGTTGTAGCATCTACCATTATAAATTCAGATGCCTTTATAACAAAACGATAA
- a CDS encoding DUF1501 domain-containing protein: protein MCNHHDILKSNNKDFQDLEKQIDRRHFLKTTTLGLGALALGSLLNTEKAWSSIANANNTEAILENYNKNRLGLPHHLPKAKRIIYLFQSGGPSQMDLFDYKPKLVDMFGKDLPKSVIGGQRLTGMSGSQSTLPIAPSIFNFKQYGESRAWVSELMPHTAEIVDELCFIKSMQTDQINHTPAITFFQTGHQLPGRPSIGSWLSYGLGSDNENLPTFITLVSKNGKGQPLKSSLWGNGFLPTEHQGVQFRAGKDPVLYLNNPDNYDGHDREKMLSYLGKLNNIQHDAYGDPEIQARMAQYEMAFKMQTSVPEVTDISDEPDHIFEMYGKDSRDPGTYAANCLMARKLLEKGVKFVQLYHQGWDQHIACPSGLKNQCKKTDQGTAALIKDLKQRGMLDDTLVVWGGEFGRTVYSQGQLTEKNYGRDHHPKAFTMWMAGAGVKPGFEYGETDDFSYNVVKDPLHVHDFHATLLHLFGVDHEQLTFKHQGRRYRLTDVHGHVAKDILT, encoded by the coding sequence ATGTGTAACCATCATGATATATTAAAATCAAACAACAAAGACTTTCAAGATCTAGAGAAACAGATTGACAGAAGACATTTTTTAAAAACTACAACATTAGGTTTAGGAGCATTAGCTTTAGGAAGTTTGCTTAATACTGAAAAAGCCTGGAGTTCAATAGCTAACGCTAACAACACTGAGGCTATTTTAGAAAACTATAATAAAAACAGATTAGGGCTTCCTCACCATTTGCCAAAAGCCAAACGCATTATATACTTGTTTCAAAGTGGTGGACCATCTCAAATGGATTTGTTTGACTATAAACCTAAATTAGTAGACATGTTTGGTAAGGACTTACCCAAATCAGTTATTGGAGGGCAACGCCTTACAGGGATGAGCGGAAGCCAATCTACTCTCCCTATAGCTCCTTCAATTTTTAATTTTAAACAATATGGAGAGTCTAGAGCTTGGGTAAGTGAACTTATGCCACATACCGCAGAAATTGTTGATGAGTTATGCTTTATAAAATCGATGCAAACAGACCAAATTAATCATACACCTGCCATAACATTTTTTCAGACAGGACATCAACTTCCTGGAAGACCCTCGATAGGATCTTGGTTAAGCTATGGTTTAGGGTCCGATAATGAAAATTTACCAACATTTATAACACTTGTATCTAAAAACGGTAAAGGACAACCTTTAAAATCAAGTTTATGGGGAAATGGGTTTTTACCAACAGAACACCAAGGAGTACAATTTAGAGCAGGAAAAGACCCAGTATTATACTTAAACAACCCAGATAATTATGATGGTCATGACCGTGAAAAAATGCTAAGTTATTTAGGAAAACTAAACAACATCCAGCATGATGCCTATGGAGACCCTGAAATTCAGGCACGAATGGCACAATACGAAATGGCATTTAAAATGCAAACTTCAGTTCCTGAGGTTACAGATATTTCAGACGAGCCAGATCATATCTTTGAAATGTATGGAAAAGATAGTAGAGATCCAGGTACATACGCAGCAAACTGTTTAATGGCTAGAAAACTTCTTGAAAAAGGCGTTAAGTTCGTTCAACTATATCATCAAGGTTGGGACCAACACATTGCCTGCCCTAGCGGTCTAAAAAATCAATGTAAAAAAACGGATCAAGGTACAGCAGCGTTGATTAAAGATTTAAAACAACGCGGTATGCTAGACGACACGCTTGTTGTCTGGGGTGGTGAATTTGGTAGAACTGTTTATTCTCAAGGGCAATTAACCGAAAAAAATTATGGAAGAGACCATCATCCAAAAGCATTTACCATGTGGATGGCAGGTGCTGGTGTTAAGCCTGGCTTTGAATATGGAGAAACAGACGACTTTAGTTATAACGTCGTAAAAGACCCATTACATGTTCACGATTTTCATGCCACGCTACTCCATCTTTTTGGGGTCGACCACGAACAACTCACATTTAAGCATCAAGGACGACGATACCGATTAACCGATGTACATGGTCATGTAGCAAAAGACATCTTAACATAA
- a CDS encoding NHL repeat-containing protein, translated as MTTRRNFIKKTSFATAAIAATPSFGFHILKKPQPQETILGHGDYQYKLINDWAQVSSVRNPILNCHEMIMDRKGRLIMMGDNPKNNILIFDKSGKLLDYWGTAYPGGHGLSLSQEGEEDFLFLTDSGWFLNKYGKWTKHNGRITKTTTDGRVIFDIGHPQTIGIYKPGDSFCPTETAVGPNGDIYVADGYGMDYIIQYNHNGEYIRHWGGADNPDENYKLSNAHGVAIDYRDKNNPMVVCTSRNEQSFKWFTLNGKYVKTLHLPNMQVCRPVFNDNNLYAGVCWSQPKVGKTNWKDHTGFVTIIDGDKVVSNPGGTAPEYKGGILQKSYQLQDKPILHGHDVCVDEDKNLYICQWNANKTAPLKLERV; from the coding sequence ATGACCACAAGAAGAAACTTTATAAAAAAAACCAGCTTTGCAACTGCTGCTATTGCAGCAACACCGTCTTTTGGATTTCATATCTTGAAAAAACCACAACCACAGGAAACAATCTTAGGTCATGGCGATTACCAATATAAGTTAATTAACGATTGGGCTCAAGTAAGCTCTGTAAGAAACCCTATTCTAAATTGTCATGAAATGATAATGGATAGAAAAGGACGTTTAATTATGATGGGAGATAACCCCAAAAACAATATTTTAATTTTTGATAAATCTGGAAAACTATTAGACTATTGGGGAACGGCTTATCCTGGAGGCCATGGTCTATCATTATCACAAGAAGGAGAAGAAGATTTTTTATTTCTAACAGATTCTGGTTGGTTTTTAAATAAATACGGAAAATGGACAAAACACAATGGCCGTATAACCAAAACAACCACAGATGGTCGTGTAATTTTCGATATTGGTCATCCACAAACTATTGGCATATACAAACCTGGAGACTCCTTCTGCCCTACAGAAACGGCTGTTGGTCCTAACGGTGATATTTATGTAGCAGATGGGTATGGCATGGATTATATTATTCAATACAACCATAACGGGGAATATATTAGACATTGGGGTGGAGCAGATAATCCAGACGAAAACTATAAACTATCTAATGCTCATGGTGTGGCCATAGATTATAGAGATAAAAACAACCCAATGGTAGTCTGTACATCTAGAAATGAACAATCTTTTAAATGGTTTACTTTAAATGGCAAATATGTAAAAACATTACACTTACCTAATATGCAAGTATGTCGTCCCGTTTTTAACGACAATAATTTATATGCCGGTGTTTGCTGGTCTCAACCTAAAGTTGGAAAAACGAATTGGAAAGACCATACTGGTTTCGTAACGATAATTGATGGAGACAAAGTTGTTTCTAACCCTGGAGGTACAGCACCTGAATATAAAGGAGGAATACTTCAAAAGTCATATCAACTTCAAGACAAACCCATTTTACACGGACATGATGTGTGTGTAGATGAAGATAAAAACTTATACATCTGCCAATGGAATGCAAACAAAACTGCGCCATTAAAATTAGAACGCGTATAA
- a CDS encoding DUF2231 domain-containing protein, protein MDNTSDLVLFFGRFHPIMVHLPIGFLVFAFLLEIFSRFKKDNTLTNAIPLALFAGAASALIACILGYMLSLSGDYEEDMVDSHFWFGIATTIITFLAWLIRIEKIKIPKTNQVKTNISTLTLLVILVSVTGHYGGNLTHGSDYLTKYLPFGKTEKAALIPVTNIEDAVVYDYLVNPILENKCLSCHNASKMKGGLSLQDSLAIMEGGKNGNILIAGNALKSEMIKRVLLNPSHDDFMPPEGKTPLTEEETAILTYWIDNTNAGFQTKVGDIKTPENIIKIASNFLNLGDGGNNTKTALPTVNKVDQSDIKLLIAEGFRLTELVFDSNIYEVVLPSKTVTESNPEAISEKLEKLLKIKDNVLWLYLEDNQVTDDQINTINQFKNLQKLKLDKNPISDTGISKIVSHKNIRSLNLYSTNITKNSLETFYNMPNLQNVYIWETEITKEDVLPYTKETDKTLNIVFGS, encoded by the coding sequence ATGGATAATACATCAGACTTAGTACTTTTTTTTGGAAGATTTCACCCTATTATGGTTCACTTACCAATAGGCTTTTTAGTATTTGCATTTCTTTTAGAAATTTTTAGTCGGTTTAAGAAAGATAACACCTTAACAAACGCCATACCTCTAGCTTTGTTTGCTGGAGCTGCCAGTGCTTTAATAGCATGTATTTTAGGCTATATGCTTTCACTAAGTGGGGATTATGAAGAAGACATGGTCGACAGTCATTTTTGGTTCGGAATAGCCACAACAATTATTACCTTTTTGGCATGGCTAATTCGTATCGAGAAAATAAAAATTCCAAAAACAAATCAGGTTAAAACCAATATTTCAACCCTAACACTTCTTGTTATTCTAGTTAGTGTTACAGGCCATTATGGAGGAAATCTTACTCATGGAAGTGATTATTTAACGAAATATTTACCTTTTGGAAAAACAGAAAAAGCTGCATTAATTCCTGTTACAAATATTGAAGATGCTGTAGTTTATGATTATTTAGTAAACCCTATTCTCGAAAATAAATGTCTTAGTTGCCATAATGCAAGTAAGATGAAAGGAGGTTTATCGCTTCAGGATTCATTAGCAATTATGGAAGGTGGGAAAAATGGAAATATCCTAATTGCAGGAAATGCATTAAAATCTGAAATGATTAAGCGAGTTCTTTTAAATCCTAGTCATGATGACTTTATGCCTCCAGAAGGAAAAACACCTTTAACAGAAGAAGAAACTGCTATTTTAACGTATTGGATTGATAATACTAACGCTGGCTTCCAGACAAAAGTAGGCGATATTAAAACACCCGAAAATATAATAAAAATTGCATCTAACTTTTTGAACTTAGGAGATGGAGGCAATAATACTAAAACAGCCTTACCAACCGTAAATAAAGTTGACCAATCAGATATTAAGCTTTTAATTGCTGAAGGATTCAGACTTACAGAACTGGTTTTCGATTCTAATATTTACGAAGTGGTTTTACCATCTAAAACGGTTACAGAAAGTAATCCCGAAGCCATTTCAGAAAAACTCGAAAAATTATTAAAAATTAAAGATAATGTCCTTTGGTTGTACTTAGAAGATAATCAGGTTACAGATGACCAAATAAATACAATCAATCAATTTAAAAATCTACAAAAATTAAAGCTTGATAAAAATCCTATTTCCGATACAGGAATTTCTAAAATTGTAAGTCATAAAAATATAAGAAGTTTAAATCTATACAGTACGAACATTACTAAAAACAGTTTAGAAACCTTTTATAATATGCCAAATCTTCAAAATGTATATATATGGGAAACCGAGATAACAAAAGAAGATGTATTACCTTATACTAAAGAAACGGACAAAACTTTAAATATTGTTTTTGGTTCATAG
- a CDS encoding cytochrome-c peroxidase, translating into MKLFKLNKIFFINIVTLLYLSCNDSKESTIGLFDNAVYIPLPKTILSPKDNPTTPEKVALGKLLFYDPILSGNKDVACATCHHPDFGYAELKDLSIGVNGKGLSMNRKFNSPNNIPIVKRNAHTILNTAFNGINVNGEYSPEKAAMFWDSREESLEKQALAPIKTLEEMMGHSFSEDIILDTIVNRLRNIPEYVLKFQDVFKTKPAISSINLGKAIAAFERTLVTNNSRFDQYIAGDSSALSYSEKKGFNLFKKANCHSCHSGPMFSDFKMHVLTVPENEKLNFPDDGFEKTYAFRTPTLRNLRYTAPYMHNGKFENLLEVLEFYEDIASGVSKNSNIENEKIDSLNKKNRH; encoded by the coding sequence TTGAAACTTTTTAAATTAAATAAAATCTTTTTTATAAATATCGTTACACTATTGTATTTAAGCTGTAACGATAGTAAAGAATCGACAATCGGATTATTTGACAATGCAGTATATATACCCTTACCGAAAACTATTTTATCTCCAAAAGATAATCCTACAACACCTGAAAAAGTGGCTTTGGGAAAGCTACTTTTTTATGACCCCATCTTATCTGGGAATAAAGATGTGGCTTGTGCTACCTGCCATCATCCCGATTTCGGATATGCAGAATTAAAAGACCTTTCTATTGGAGTAAATGGTAAAGGCTTAAGTATGAATAGGAAATTTAACAGCCCCAATAATATCCCTATAGTAAAACGAAATGCTCATACCATACTAAATACCGCTTTTAATGGTATAAATGTTAATGGAGAATATTCTCCTGAAAAGGCCGCAATGTTTTGGGATTCTAGAGAAGAAAGCTTAGAAAAACAAGCCTTGGCACCAATAAAAACATTAGAAGAAATGATGGGACACTCCTTTTCTGAAGACATCATTCTAGACACTATCGTAAATCGATTACGAAATATTCCCGAATATGTATTAAAGTTTCAAGACGTTTTTAAAACCAAACCAGCAATTTCAAGTATAAACTTAGGAAAAGCTATAGCTGCATTTGAACGAACATTAGTAACCAACAATTCTAGGTTCGATCAATATATCGCAGGAGATTCATCTGCATTATCTTATTCAGAAAAAAAAGGATTCAACCTTTTTAAAAAGGCTAATTGCCATAGTTGCCATAGCGGCCCAATGTTTTCAGATTTTAAAATGCATGTATTAACTGTACCTGAAAACGAAAAGCTAAATTTTCCAGATGACGGATTTGAAAAAACATATGCTTTTAGAACACCTACGCTAAGAAACTTAAGATATACAGCTCCATATATGCACAACGGTAAATTTGAAAATTTACTCGAGGTCCTAGAGTTTTATGAAGACATCGCTTCTGGAGTTTCTAAAAATTCAAATATTGAAAATGAAAAAATAGACTCACTAAATAAAAAAAATAGACATTAA
- a CDS encoding sulfatase family protein: MLNKIYSHIICIASVAICFTSCAKKVEEEVPKQKPNILYIMSDDHTTQAVGVYGSRLAKLNPTPTIDKIANEGMIFNNCFVTNSICTPSRATILTGQYSQANGVLDLEGVLPTENQYLPTEIKKLGYQTALIGKYHLSSKPNFDYYNVLTAHGEQGTYFDPVLTETGMNFALEHDPEFEGKQYKGHSSDVITDISIDWLKNKRDKNKPFMLMYQFKAPHDNFEYAPRYKDYLKDTHIPEPESLYDNGNNGSIATRGANDSLIHVIGSSVSRRNTIRSMGMTMWDKKSIAKSDPEFNSTNKSYDLLSDKEYTHETYQEYLKRYLRCVKGVDDNVARMIQFLKDEGLYENTIIVYTGDQGFMLGEHDYIDKRWMYEESLRMPFIVRYPESIKAGTRSDAIINNTDFAPTLIDLAGGTAPEQMQGHSFKTILETGEEPEGWQQSTYYRYWMHMAHKHANPAHFGLRTKRYKLIFFYGKYWVDTKDPNATWNKKSWGNAFEMDTPAAWEFYDLQEDPKEMNNAYNDPKYAETIADLKLQLLVKRKELNEEDGDKFPHIQKVIDAHWND, from the coding sequence ATGCTTAATAAAATCTATTCACATATAATTTGCATAGCAAGTGTTGCAATTTGTTTTACGAGTTGTGCTAAAAAGGTTGAAGAGGAAGTTCCGAAGCAAAAACCTAATATTTTATATATCATGTCAGACGACCATACTACTCAGGCAGTTGGGGTTTATGGCAGTCGATTGGCGAAATTGAATCCCACACCAACGATAGATAAAATTGCTAATGAAGGTATGATTTTTAATAATTGCTTCGTTACAAACTCTATTTGCACACCAAGTAGAGCAACTATACTTACTGGACAATATAGTCAAGCAAATGGAGTGTTAGATTTAGAAGGTGTATTACCTACAGAAAATCAATATTTACCTACAGAAATAAAGAAATTAGGATATCAGACAGCATTAATAGGGAAGTATCATTTATCATCTAAGCCGAATTTTGATTATTACAATGTGCTCACCGCTCATGGTGAACAAGGCACTTATTTTGATCCGGTACTCACAGAAACAGGGATGAATTTTGCTTTAGAACACGATCCTGAATTTGAAGGTAAACAATATAAAGGTCATAGTTCAGATGTAATTACAGACATTTCAATAGATTGGTTAAAAAATAAAAGGGATAAGAATAAACCGTTTATGTTGATGTACCAATTTAAGGCTCCACATGATAATTTTGAATATGCACCACGTTACAAGGACTATTTAAAAGACACGCACATCCCGGAACCCGAAAGTCTTTATGATAACGGAAACAATGGATCTATAGCAACCCGAGGAGCAAATGATTCTTTAATTCATGTTATTGGGTCTTCTGTTTCAAGGCGAAATACGATTAGAAGTATGGGGATGACAATGTGGGATAAAAAATCAATTGCAAAATCTGATCCAGAGTTTAATTCAACAAATAAATCATATGATTTATTGTCAGATAAAGAATATACACACGAAACGTATCAAGAGTATTTAAAACGCTATTTACGATGTGTTAAAGGTGTAGATGATAATGTTGCTAGAATGATACAATTCTTGAAAGATGAAGGGTTATACGAAAACACTATAATCGTATACACAGGAGATCAAGGGTTTATGTTGGGAGAGCATGATTATATTGATAAGCGTTGGATGTATGAAGAATCTTTACGTATGCCTTTTATTGTTAGATATCCTGAAAGTATAAAAGCAGGAACACGTAGTGATGCAATTATTAATAATACAGATTTTGCACCAACACTTATTGATTTAGCAGGAGGTACGGCACCAGAACAAATGCAAGGTCATAGTTTTAAAACGATTCTAGAAACAGGAGAAGAACCTGAAGGTTGGCAACAATCTACATATTATCGATATTGGATGCATATGGCACATAAACATGCTAATCCAGCTCATTTTGGATTAAGAACTAAACGTTATAAACTTATTTTCTTTTATGGAAAATATTGGGTAGATACAAAAGATCCAAATGCCACATGGAACAAAAAAAGTTGGGGTAATGCATTTGAAATGGATACACCGGCGGCTTGGGAATTCTATGATTTACAAGAAGATCCAAAAGAGATGAATAATGCTTATAACGATCCTAAATATGCTGAAACGATTGCCGATTTAAAACTGCAGCTCCTTGTAAAACGAAAGGAATTAAATGAAGAAGATGGAGATAAGTTTCCCCATATACAGAAAGTAATTGATGCACATTGGAACGATTAA
- a CDS encoding L-rhamnose mutarotase, protein MITETTRYCLTCDLINNQKLIAEYKDFHAKGKAWPEITESIKSAGIVDMQIYLTGNRMFMIMECDSSFNPNKKAEMDANNPKVQEWEMLMWKYQLGVPWAKNGEKWVEMEKIFQLI, encoded by the coding sequence ATGATTACTGAAACGACTAGATATTGTTTGACTTGCGATTTAATAAATAATCAGAAACTTATTGCAGAATACAAGGACTTTCATGCTAAAGGAAAAGCATGGCCTGAAATAACAGAAAGTATAAAATCGGCAGGAATTGTAGATATGCAAATTTATTTAACAGGAAATAGAATGTTCATGATTATGGAATGTGATTCGTCATTTAATCCAAATAAAAAAGCAGAAATGGATGCTAATAATCCTAAGGTCCAAGAATGGGAAATGTTAATGTGGAAATATCAACTAGGAGTTCCTTGGGCAAAAAATGGAGAAAAATGGGTTGAAATGGAAAAAATATTTCAGTTAATCTAA